The Kocuria sp. TGY1127_2 genome includes a window with the following:
- the denD gene encoding D-erythronate dehydrogenase codes for MKIVVTGGAGFLGSRVIAELLKRQDAGNLGFRFDRIVSLDLAENRSEDARVSSAVGDLADPDLLAEIIGEDTVAVYHLAAVLSGGSAENFDLALRVNLDGTRELLEAARRAGNRPRFVFTSSLAVFGGQMPEIVEDTWAEQPDSTYGAFKAMGELLVNEYSRKGFVDGRICRLPTISVRPGKPNSAASSFASGIIREPLNGIESACPVPHETRMWLSSPDAAVSNLVHALEILGEEIGAWRGMNIPGICVTVSEMLASLERVGGSRARALVTDQPDQQVMDIVCSWPGEFAVDRLLELGFVRDDNFDDVVRQYKQEFIDQS; via the coding sequence ATGAAGATCGTCGTGACCGGGGGCGCAGGGTTCCTTGGGAGCAGGGTCATTGCGGAGCTGCTGAAGCGACAGGATGCTGGGAACCTTGGGTTTCGTTTCGATCGCATCGTGTCTCTGGACTTAGCCGAGAATCGGAGCGAGGACGCTCGGGTGAGCTCGGCGGTCGGGGACCTCGCCGACCCGGACCTGCTGGCCGAGATCATTGGCGAGGACACGGTTGCCGTCTACCACCTGGCCGCGGTGCTGTCGGGCGGGTCGGCGGAGAACTTCGATTTGGCTCTGCGGGTGAACCTCGACGGGACGCGCGAACTGTTGGAGGCGGCCCGGAGGGCAGGCAATCGGCCCCGTTTCGTGTTCACGAGTTCATTGGCCGTCTTCGGTGGTCAGATGCCGGAAATCGTCGAGGACACTTGGGCCGAACAGCCCGATTCGACGTACGGGGCTTTCAAAGCCATGGGGGAGCTGCTGGTCAATGAGTACTCACGCAAGGGATTCGTGGACGGCCGGATCTGTCGTCTGCCGACCATCTCGGTCCGGCCCGGCAAGCCGAACTCTGCGGCGTCGTCCTTCGCTTCGGGAATTATTCGGGAACCATTGAACGGAATCGAGTCCGCGTGCCCGGTACCCCATGAAACCCGGATGTGGCTCTCTTCCCCGGATGCCGCCGTGTCCAACCTCGTCCACGCGCTGGAAATCTTGGGAGAGGAGATCGGTGCGTGGCGCGGTATGAACATCCCCGGCATCTGTGTGACGGTCTCCGAGATGCTTGCTTCGCTCGAACGCGTCGGTGGCTCACGGGCCAGGGCCCTGGTCACCGATCAACCCGACCAACAGGTTATGGACATCGTGTGCTCCTGGCCGGGTGAGTTCGCGGTGGATCGTCTCCTGGAGCTTGGCTTCGTCCGGGACGACAACTTCGACGACGTCGTCCGACAGTACAAGCAAGAGTTCATCGACCAGAGCTGA
- a CDS encoding four-carbon acid sugar kinase family protein, translated as MLNSPRRLLVLDDDPTGSQCVHDVPVAFEQDPGILTGSLEQPGSTCFTLTNTRALEENAAVSLNRRTLSEFLEASPQSDKTPLHVVSRSDSTLRGHVVAEPNALADVLSEHGVDVDAFLFCPAMIEAGRFTEGNVHYAKVDGAARRVEDTDFARDATFGYHHSDLTKFLEEKSDGTVQASEVLSLSLDDIRSGGREKVTEILAGASNRTWVVVNATDYSDMEVVVDAVTELEARGHHFVTRCGPSFVRPLAGQTEPRILGPSDISLSGDRQRHGLVVVGSHVGLTTQQLEEVQRRGSLTEIEIDVEQLLDPSRRDHHLNRTVQTIREGLKNNDVAVYTSRKLVSTSDPAESLDIARSVSDAVVEVVERSRDALPAWIVAKGGITSHEVAHRGLGIRLARVEGQFFPGQISLFKPEHAPENVRDCPYVVFPGNVGSRDALADVIERLQAASR; from the coding sequence ATGCTTAATTCACCCCGCCGATTGCTCGTTCTCGACGACGACCCCACCGGTTCGCAATGCGTCCACGATGTTCCCGTCGCCTTCGAACAAGACCCCGGAATCCTCACGGGGTCTTTGGAACAGCCGGGTTCCACGTGCTTCACACTCACCAATACTCGGGCCTTGGAAGAGAACGCCGCGGTCTCGCTGAACCGCAGGACTCTGAGTGAATTCTTGGAAGCCTCGCCCCAGAGTGATAAGACGCCTCTGCACGTGGTCTCCCGGTCGGACTCCACCCTCAGGGGTCACGTGGTTGCGGAGCCCAATGCGCTGGCCGACGTTCTCTCCGAGCACGGCGTCGACGTCGACGCGTTCCTGTTCTGCCCCGCGATGATCGAAGCGGGCCGCTTCACGGAAGGCAATGTCCACTACGCCAAGGTCGACGGGGCAGCGCGAAGAGTCGAGGACACAGACTTCGCACGGGACGCAACGTTTGGCTACCATCATTCCGACCTCACGAAGTTCCTCGAGGAAAAATCCGACGGTACGGTCCAGGCTTCCGAGGTCCTCAGCCTCTCGCTCGACGACATCCGCTCCGGAGGGCGGGAAAAAGTTACCGAGATTCTCGCCGGAGCCTCGAACAGAACGTGGGTCGTCGTCAACGCGACCGATTACTCGGACATGGAGGTCGTCGTCGACGCCGTGACCGAATTGGAAGCTCGTGGACATCACTTCGTCACACGGTGCGGTCCGTCTTTTGTCCGCCCTCTCGCCGGTCAAACCGAGCCCCGCATTCTCGGGCCGTCGGACATATCCCTGAGCGGCGACAGACAACGTCACGGCCTTGTGGTGGTAGGCTCCCACGTCGGCCTCACCACGCAACAGCTCGAGGAAGTTCAGCGACGCGGGAGCCTGACCGAAATCGAAATCGATGTGGAACAGCTTCTCGATCCGAGCCGACGGGACCACCACCTGAACCGGACGGTCCAGACGATCCGAGAGGGCCTGAAGAACAACGACGTCGCCGTCTACACCAGCCGGAAACTCGTCTCGACTTCGGACCCGGCCGAGTCCCTCGACATTGCCAGAAGCGTCTCCGATGCGGTGGTAGAGGTCGTGGAAAGGAGCCGCGATGCTCTCCCAGCCTGGATCGTCGCCAAAGGAGGAATCACCTCCCATGAAGTTGCCCATCGGGGCCTGGGTATCCGCCTCGCGAGGGTTGAGGGCCAGTTCTTCCCCGGTCAGATTTCGCTCTTCAAACCGGAACACGCTCCCGAGAATGTTCGAGACTGCCCTTATGTGGTCTTCCCCGGAAACGTGGGCAGCCGCGATGCTCTCGCGGACGTCATCGAGCGCCTCCAGGCCGCCTCACGCTGA
- a CDS encoding YigZ family protein encodes MYTVLSGNGPVETVLEIKKSEFIGHVARVETEEQARAYIELLRRRYHDARHVCSAFVLGADREIQRSSDDGEPAGTAGIPILQALISHRTRQDDESVTDLSDLCAVVVRYFGGIKLGAGGLVRAYTDATVRALDAAHFASRQRLRQGRIDMPHAEAGRLENELRASAVAVLGTDYGASHATLNIAVTDTEAQLNEAENLLASASSGELNLVWGGTEWVDR; translated from the coding sequence ATGTACACCGTCCTGTCCGGAAACGGGCCGGTCGAGACCGTGCTGGAGATCAAGAAGAGCGAGTTCATCGGACACGTGGCCCGCGTCGAAACCGAGGAGCAGGCCCGCGCGTACATCGAATTGTTGCGAAGGCGGTACCACGATGCACGGCACGTATGTTCGGCCTTCGTCCTCGGAGCGGACCGTGAGATCCAGCGTTCTTCCGACGACGGTGAACCGGCAGGTACCGCGGGGATCCCCATCCTCCAGGCACTGATTTCCCACCGAACCAGGCAGGACGATGAGTCGGTGACCGATCTGTCCGACCTGTGCGCGGTGGTGGTCAGGTACTTCGGCGGAATCAAGTTGGGTGCCGGCGGTTTGGTGCGAGCCTATACGGACGCGACCGTACGGGCGCTCGACGCCGCGCATTTTGCATCCAGGCAGAGACTTCGGCAGGGTCGGATCGACATGCCTCACGCGGAGGCTGGCCGCCTCGAGAATGAGCTTCGCGCATCTGCAGTCGCGGTTCTGGGAACCGACTACGGCGCTTCCCATGCGACGCTGAATATCGCGGTCACGGACACAGAAGCCCAACTTAACGAGGCCGAAAACCTTCTCGCATCGGCGTCGTCGGGGGAATTGAATCTGGTGTGGGGCGGCACGGAATGGGTCGATCGGTAG
- a CDS encoding FadR/GntR family transcriptional regulator → MVKNLADHVSRSILDRIAQGVVSVGDELPPEGVLADELDVSRLTIREAIKTLAGRGVITVKHGKRNRIAPVENWDLLNVELMELRGRMRGESRNLVEQLTEVREIVEIGAAELAAARITNEQLKLMREQVEIMVEVENSDGEPDVARAVEADIAFHGVIIEAAGNEYLAATYRPLEEVLRAVRMETSSTRKVRNDAIHWHTEILKKLENKDKEGSREAMRSHMRQTMGAVREETE, encoded by the coding sequence GTGGTGAAGAATCTCGCCGACCACGTCAGTCGATCGATCCTGGACCGGATTGCCCAAGGTGTCGTGTCCGTGGGAGACGAATTGCCGCCCGAGGGCGTCCTGGCCGACGAACTCGACGTCTCCCGACTGACCATTCGCGAAGCGATCAAGACGCTCGCCGGGCGAGGGGTGATCACGGTGAAACACGGCAAACGGAATCGGATTGCCCCCGTCGAGAACTGGGATCTACTCAACGTGGAGCTGATGGAGTTGCGCGGTCGGATGCGCGGCGAGAGTCGAAACCTCGTGGAGCAGTTGACCGAGGTCCGCGAAATCGTGGAAATCGGAGCAGCCGAACTCGCCGCGGCGAGGATCACTAACGAACAGCTGAAGCTCATGCGGGAGCAGGTCGAGATTATGGTCGAGGTCGAGAACAGCGACGGCGAACCCGACGTCGCTCGCGCTGTAGAAGCGGACATCGCATTTCACGGGGTAATCATTGAGGCCGCAGGCAACGAATATCTTGCCGCGACTTACCGTCCGCTGGAAGAGGTTCTGCGCGCCGTGCGCATGGAGACCTCGTCGACGCGGAAAGTGCGCAACGACGCGATCCATTGGCATACAGAGATTTTGAAAAAGCTGGAAAACAAAGACAAAGAGGGCTCGCGCGAGGCCATGAGGTCGCACATGCGCCAGACCATGGGAGCCGTCAGAGAGGAAACGGAATGA
- the uvrB gene encoding excinuclease ABC subunit UvrB, with protein MSLAQEINRVVAPFEVISDYKPAGDQPRAIAELTERVEGGEKDIVLLGATGTGKSATAAWLVEAVQRPTLVMVQNKTLAAQLANELRELLPNNAVEYFVSYYDYYQPEAYVPQTDTFIEKDSSVNDEVERLRHSATNALLTRRDVVVVSTVSCIYGLGTPEEYVNQMVTLRQGDEVDRDDLLRQFVNMQYARNDMDFHRGTFRVRGDTVEIIPMYEENAIRIEFFGDEIESIHTLHPLTGEVIREENEMYVFPASHYVAGAERMARAVEDINNELGERLKELEDQNKLVEAQRLRMRTTYDLEMMEQMGFCNGIENYSRHIDGRGAGSAPHCLLDYFPDDFMLIIDESHVTVPQIGGMYEGDMSRKRTLVEHGFRLPSAMDNRPLKWDEFLERIGQTIYMSATPGKYEMSQADGYVEQIIRPTGLVDPEIVVKPTKGQIDDLLDEIRQRADRDERVLVTTLTKRMAEDLTDYLVEHGVKVQYLHSDVDTLKRVELLRSLRLGEFDVLVGINLLREGLDLPEVSLVAILDADKEGFLRSTTSLIQTIGRAARNVSGQVHMYADKITDSMETAIEETNRRREIQVAFNKEHGIDPTPLRKRIADITDQIAREEEDTQELLAKRAAANDHTAPVKGKGKKSKSADADRDNATLAAVEKIRKDGLAAAPAEDLLELIEQMNEQMRNAAAELQFELAARLRDEVSDLKKELRQMQQAGHA; from the coding sequence ATGAGTCTGGCACAGGAGATCAACCGCGTCGTCGCGCCATTTGAGGTCATTTCCGATTACAAGCCCGCCGGTGATCAGCCACGGGCCATCGCCGAATTGACCGAAAGAGTTGAAGGCGGCGAGAAGGACATCGTTCTCCTGGGTGCCACGGGTACCGGCAAGTCCGCGACGGCGGCCTGGCTCGTCGAGGCGGTTCAGCGGCCCACGCTGGTCATGGTCCAGAACAAGACCCTCGCGGCCCAGTTGGCCAATGAACTTCGTGAGCTCTTGCCCAATAACGCGGTCGAATACTTCGTTTCGTACTACGACTACTACCAGCCCGAAGCCTATGTTCCCCAGACGGACACCTTCATCGAAAAGGACTCTTCGGTCAACGATGAGGTCGAGCGTTTGCGACACTCCGCGACCAACGCGTTGCTGACCCGACGCGACGTCGTCGTGGTCTCCACGGTGTCCTGCATTTACGGTCTCGGCACGCCTGAGGAGTACGTCAACCAGATGGTGACGCTCCGCCAGGGGGACGAAGTCGACCGCGACGACCTGCTCCGTCAGTTCGTCAACATGCAGTACGCACGCAACGACATGGACTTCCACCGGGGTACTTTCCGCGTTCGTGGAGATACCGTCGAAATCATCCCCATGTATGAGGAGAATGCGATCCGCATCGAGTTCTTCGGGGACGAAATCGAGTCGATTCATACTCTTCATCCGCTCACGGGCGAGGTAATCCGGGAAGAGAATGAGATGTACGTCTTCCCCGCCTCGCACTACGTGGCCGGTGCGGAACGCATGGCTCGTGCGGTCGAAGACATCAATAACGAGCTGGGGGAGCGTCTCAAGGAACTCGAGGACCAGAACAAGCTCGTCGAGGCGCAGCGGCTGCGAATGCGCACGACCTACGATCTCGAGATGATGGAGCAGATGGGCTTCTGCAACGGTATCGAGAACTATTCGAGGCACATCGACGGACGTGGGGCCGGCTCGGCCCCGCACTGTCTGCTAGATTATTTCCCCGACGATTTCATGCTCATCATCGACGAATCCCACGTGACCGTGCCCCAAATCGGTGGCATGTACGAGGGAGACATGTCCCGCAAACGTACGCTCGTGGAGCACGGCTTCCGTCTGCCGTCCGCGATGGACAACCGTCCCCTCAAATGGGACGAATTTCTGGAGCGCATCGGCCAGACGATCTACATGTCGGCCACCCCGGGCAAGTACGAGATGTCTCAAGCGGACGGGTACGTCGAACAGATCATTCGCCCAACCGGTCTCGTGGATCCGGAGATCGTCGTCAAACCGACCAAGGGGCAGATCGACGATCTCCTGGACGAGATCAGGCAACGAGCGGACCGGGACGAACGCGTCCTGGTGACGACGCTGACCAAGCGGATGGCCGAGGATCTCACGGATTACCTCGTCGAGCACGGGGTCAAGGTCCAGTACCTGCACTCCGACGTCGATACCCTCAAGCGCGTCGAACTCTTGCGTTCCTTGCGTCTGGGCGAATTCGATGTCCTGGTCGGCATCAACCTTCTTCGTGAGGGCCTGGATTTGCCGGAGGTATCGCTCGTGGCGATCCTGGATGCGGACAAGGAAGGGTTTCTGCGTTCGACGACCTCGCTCATTCAGACCATCGGCCGTGCTGCCCGTAACGTGTCCGGTCAAGTCCACATGTATGCGGATAAGATCACCGATTCGATGGAGACGGCGATCGAGGAGACGAATCGTCGTCGGGAAATCCAGGTCGCGTTCAACAAGGAGCACGGCATCGATCCGACGCCGCTCCGCAAACGCATCGCGGACATCACCGATCAGATCGCCCGCGAAGAAGAGGATACCCAGGAGCTCTTGGCCAAGCGCGCCGCGGCCAATGATCACACGGCTCCGGTCAAGGGCAAGGGCAAGAAGTCCAAGTCCGCCGACGCCGATCGGGACAACGCGACGTTGGCTGCCGTCGAGAAAATTCGCAAGGACGGTCTGGCGGCGGCTCCTGCCGAGGACCTGCTGGAACTGATTGAGCAAATGAACGAGCAGATGCGCAACGCCGCGGCCGAGCTCCAATTCGAATTGGCGGCTCGATTGCGTGACGAAGTCTCTGACCTGAAGAAAGAACTGCGCCAGATGCAGCAGGCGGGTCACGCCTGA
- a CDS encoding NAD(P)-dependent oxidoreductase has protein sequence MNQKSSIGWIGLGAMGAPMATVAARAGHAVTAFDLNPAVLESVAPLVDTASSAREAAMGADVVVIMVATGPQLDAVLFGEDGIADVLSSGTTLLIMSTVGLAAVQRAARALEPLTQHIVDAPVSGGVARAGTGDLLIMVGGSDKDVASVKPLLDALGSNCPVVGPEPGDGQKFKVVNQLLCGVHIAAAGEALALADSMGLDVAQCHEVLNGGAAQSFMFQDRGSRMVNEEFDEARSALNIFVKDMGLVTDAARAADQPVPLASAAEQVYLRGRREGLGRKDDSVVYQMLRERDR, from the coding sequence ATGAATCAGAAAAGTTCCATCGGTTGGATTGGACTGGGCGCGATGGGCGCCCCCATGGCCACGGTCGCGGCCCGAGCAGGCCACGCGGTCACGGCATTCGATCTGAATCCGGCCGTGCTCGAATCGGTCGCACCGCTCGTTGATACCGCGAGTTCGGCCCGTGAGGCTGCCATGGGTGCGGACGTTGTCGTCATCATGGTCGCGACGGGACCTCAGTTGGATGCGGTGCTGTTCGGCGAGGACGGCATCGCTGATGTTCTTTCGTCCGGGACCACGCTCCTCATCATGTCCACGGTCGGCCTGGCCGCTGTGCAGCGTGCTGCACGGGCTCTGGAACCGTTGACCCAACACATCGTCGACGCGCCCGTCTCCGGCGGCGTTGCCCGTGCCGGCACGGGCGACCTTCTCATCATGGTGGGCGGCAGTGACAAAGACGTCGCTTCCGTCAAGCCCCTGCTGGACGCCCTGGGTTCGAATTGCCCGGTGGTCGGACCGGAGCCGGGCGACGGCCAGAAGTTCAAGGTCGTGAACCAATTGCTGTGCGGAGTGCACATCGCCGCCGCGGGGGAAGCCCTGGCTCTCGCGGATTCGATGGGGCTCGACGTCGCTCAGTGCCACGAAGTGCTCAATGGCGGAGCCGCTCAATCCTTCATGTTCCAGGATCGGGGATCTCGTATGGTCAACGAGGAGTTCGACGAAGCCCGGTCCGCCCTGAATATTTTCGTCAAGGACATGGGGCTCGTGACCGACGCGGCCCGGGCCGCAGACCAGCCGGTTCCGCTCGCTTCAGCGGCGGAGCAGGTGTACTTGAGAGGTCGCCGGGAAGGGCTCGGCCGCAAGGACGACTCCGTGGTCTACCAGATGCTCCGTGAACGGGACCGCTGA
- a CDS encoding NAD(P)-dependent oxidoreductase: MKIAVIGATGMVGYRTVAEAAQRGHTVDAYSRSGKEVEGAQSARALDLADTAAVTEVIAGHDYTVITVVSGRTGDYADDIKNHRNLLASGPEGKFLVVGGAGALYADENTMLKDTEGFPAQFKTEADAFAEVYRDYVSSHGMDWTMLAPAPMIAPGERTGAYKTELDRPAGDSVSAEDFAVAIVDEAESQSHQGKRFTVAN, from the coding sequence ATGAAGATCGCAGTCATTGGAGCCACAGGAATGGTCGGATACCGCACCGTCGCGGAAGCCGCTCAGCGGGGACATACCGTGGACGCGTATTCGCGCAGCGGCAAGGAGGTCGAAGGCGCTCAGTCGGCCCGCGCGCTGGATCTCGCGGACACTGCCGCGGTCACCGAGGTCATTGCCGGACACGATTACACCGTCATCACCGTGGTCAGCGGCCGCACCGGCGACTACGCCGACGACATCAAGAACCACCGCAATCTGTTGGCGTCAGGGCCAGAGGGCAAGTTCCTTGTGGTCGGAGGCGCCGGCGCTCTCTACGCCGACGAGAACACTATGCTCAAGGACACGGAGGGGTTCCCGGCGCAGTTCAAGACGGAAGCTGATGCTTTCGCGGAGGTCTACCGTGACTACGTGTCCTCACACGGTATGGACTGGACGATGCTGGCTCCCGCGCCGATGATCGCCCCGGGCGAGCGAACCGGCGCATACAAGACCGAACTGGACCGGCCCGCGGGGGACTCGGTATCCGCCGAAGACTTCGCGGTCGCAATTGTCGATGAGGCCGAATCGCAGTCGCATCAGGGCAAACGCTTCACCGTGGCGAACTAG
- the coaE gene encoding dephospho-CoA kinase → MTDSVKHVGLTGGIGSGKSTVARLLTDHGAVLVDADAISRELMVAGSPVLDEVAQEFGPDVLDESGSLDRAGLARIVFGDDSARERLNGIVHPAVRAESKRLVDESTSKSGFSGVIVQDIPLLVETGQGDKFDGVIVVEAPEHVRIERLVSTRGMSEDDARARIRSQATDDQRRAVATWTIDNSGSQEETAAQVDRLWGELTDG, encoded by the coding sequence ATGACAGATTCGGTCAAGCACGTGGGCCTGACGGGCGGCATAGGTTCCGGCAAGTCGACCGTCGCGCGATTGCTGACGGACCACGGGGCCGTCCTGGTGGACGCCGACGCGATCTCCCGTGAGCTCATGGTCGCCGGCTCGCCGGTTCTGGACGAGGTAGCACAAGAGTTCGGTCCTGACGTCCTGGACGAATCCGGTTCACTCGATCGGGCCGGGCTGGCCCGTATCGTGTTCGGCGACGACTCCGCGCGCGAACGCTTGAACGGGATTGTGCATCCAGCGGTCCGGGCCGAATCGAAGCGCCTGGTCGATGAGTCGACCTCGAAATCGGGGTTCTCCGGCGTCATCGTCCAGGACATTCCGCTTCTCGTCGAGACCGGCCAGGGAGACAAATTCGACGGTGTGATCGTGGTCGAGGCTCCGGAGCATGTGCGGATCGAACGGTTGGTCTCGACGCGTGGGATGAGCGAGGATGACGCCCGAGCCCGCATCAGGTCCCAAGCGACCGACGACCAACGGCGGGCCGTAGCGACCTGGACCATCGACAATTCAGGAAGCCAGGAAGAGACCGCCGCACAGGTCGATCGCCTGTGGGGGGAGTTGACCGACGGTTAG
- a CDS encoding GntP family permease, which translates to MSPVTLVLLGLAAVVVILALIIKAKAHPFLALLLVSVGLALAAGVPLDKIVPMLEDGMGSTLGSVALIVTLGAMMGRIIEVSGGADVLAKMLLTKFGPNRAPWALGAAAFIFGIPVFVDVALIVLMPIILSVGRRLQGNMLNYALPTVMGLLTVHVVLPPHPGIVGGAQVMGANIGMVLLLGLVPAIIMWFASQLMIPFITRRVFSPVPAISAAEMQEAGEDFDEESTQSFPKVDNPPRAWVVILMILIPLVLIMSQTITSMTLPADNGVVQFFSFVGASPMALVIGVVIATVVLGYRRGWGLTQAEDVINSSLPPVAAVILITGAGGTFGHVLQETGVADAVANALAGTGLHILVMAWLMSALIRAAQGSATVATLTTAPLVAPLVASLGLAPLQVALVAVTIGIGSMALSHVNDSLFWVWSRYNQVNTATGLKSYTVLTTATSIVGFFVALVMWPVVSALA; encoded by the coding sequence ATGTCCCCGGTAACTCTCGTCCTTTTGGGATTGGCCGCTGTCGTCGTCATCCTGGCGCTCATCATCAAGGCAAAAGCCCACCCGTTCCTCGCATTGCTCCTGGTCTCGGTCGGCCTGGCACTGGCCGCCGGAGTTCCTCTGGACAAGATCGTCCCCATGCTGGAAGACGGCATGGGCTCGACCCTCGGGTCGGTTGCTCTCATCGTGACGCTCGGTGCCATGATGGGTCGCATTATCGAGGTCTCAGGCGGAGCCGATGTCCTGGCCAAGATGTTGCTCACCAAATTCGGTCCCAACCGAGCTCCTTGGGCACTCGGGGCGGCCGCTTTCATCTTCGGCATCCCCGTGTTCGTCGATGTCGCCCTCATCGTCCTCATGCCGATCATCTTGTCGGTCGGACGCCGCCTTCAAGGCAACATGCTCAATTACGCTCTCCCCACCGTCATGGGCCTCCTGACGGTGCACGTGGTGCTTCCTCCGCACCCGGGCATCGTGGGCGGAGCGCAGGTCATGGGCGCGAATATCGGCATGGTGCTCCTCCTGGGACTGGTTCCGGCAATCATCATGTGGTTCGCCTCGCAACTGATGATCCCGTTCATCACCCGCCGTGTATTTTCTCCCGTCCCGGCTATCTCGGCGGCGGAGATGCAGGAAGCCGGTGAGGATTTCGACGAGGAATCGACCCAGTCTTTCCCGAAGGTCGACAATCCGCCGCGCGCTTGGGTCGTGATTCTCATGATCCTGATCCCGCTGGTTCTGATCATGTCCCAAACCATCACCTCCATGACTCTGCCTGCGGACAACGGGGTCGTTCAGTTCTTCTCCTTCGTGGGGGCCTCTCCGATGGCTCTCGTCATCGGCGTCGTCATCGCAACCGTCGTCCTCGGCTACCGTAGAGGCTGGGGGCTGACCCAGGCCGAGGACGTCATCAACTCCTCCCTTCCGCCGGTAGCAGCGGTCATCCTCATCACCGGAGCCGGTGGCACCTTCGGGCATGTGCTCCAAGAAACCGGAGTCGCCGACGCCGTCGCCAATGCCCTGGCCGGTACGGGTCTGCACATCTTGGTGATGGCGTGGTTGATGTCAGCCCTGATTCGCGCGGCCCAGGGTTCCGCAACCGTGGCGACCCTGACCACCGCGCCACTCGTCGCGCCTCTGGTGGCATCGCTCGGTCTCGCTCCGTTGCAGGTAGCACTCGTGGCGGTCACCATCGGCATCGGCTCGATGGCCCTCTCCCACGTCAACGACTCCCTGTTCTGGGTGTGGTCCCGATACAACCAGGTCAACACCGCAACGGGGCTCAAGTCCTACACGGTTCTGACCACGGCAACATCGATCGTCGGCTTCTTCGTGGCCCTGGTCATGTGGCCGGTGGTCTCCGCCCTCGCCTGA